A window of Campylobacter cuniculorum DSM 23162 = LMG 24588 contains these coding sequences:
- the cas1 gene encoding type II CRISPR-associated endonuclease Cas1: protein MSFDEAFKSVLIGSNVKLSLKLNHLVIKKDESETKLFLKDINLIILETHQINLNSALLNALVKHKIILLTCDESHQINGIFTPFLGHFLSAKIAKEQMAVSVQRKAILWQKIIKNKIKNQAYVLKFSKHQKQSEELLEFSKRVLLGDSKNVEANAAALYFKTLFGKNFYREELCFVNSALNYGYAVIRACIIRSVCISGLLTWQGIKHDNIYNNFNLCDDLIEVFRPWVDLCVLALLKNKQNDNEFITKENKRMLIENLQSKVKIDGKIYPLNRAINHYTQNFKNALLDNQELMLVEFDD, encoded by the coding sequence ATGTCTTTTGATGAAGCTTTTAAGAGTGTTTTGATAGGTTCTAATGTAAAACTTAGCCTAAAACTCAATCATCTTGTCATCAAAAAAGATGAAAGTGAAACCAAGCTTTTTTTAAAAGATATTAACCTCATTATTTTAGAGACTCATCAAATTAATCTAAATTCTGCTTTGTTAAATGCTTTGGTGAAACACAAAATCATACTTCTAACTTGTGATGAGTCTCATCAAATCAATGGTATTTTCACTCCTTTTTTAGGACATTTCTTAAGTGCGAAAATAGCAAAAGAGCAAATGGCTGTAAGTGTTCAAAGAAAGGCGATTTTATGGCAAAAAATCATTAAAAATAAAATCAAAAATCAAGCTTATGTCTTAAAATTTTCAAAGCACCAAAAACAAAGTGAAGAATTGCTTGAATTTTCTAAGAGAGTTTTATTAGGAGATTCTAAGAATGTAGAAGCGAATGCCGCAGCTTTATATTTTAAAACTTTATTTGGGAAAAATTTTTACAGAGAAGAGCTTTGTTTTGTCAATTCTGCTTTAAATTACGGCTATGCTGTTATTAGAGCTTGCATCATTCGTAGTGTTTGTATCAGCGGACTTCTCACTTGGCAAGGGATTAAACACGATAATATTTATAACAATTTTAATCTTTGTGATGATTTGATAGAGGTTTTTAGACCTTGGGTGGATTTATGTGTTTTAGCTTTATTAAAAAATAAACAAAATGACAATGAATTTATAACGAAAGAAAATAAAAGAATGCTAATAGAAAATTTGCAAAGTAAGGTTAAAATCGATGGAAAAATTTATCCTTTGAATCGTGCCATCAATCACTACACGCAAAATTTTAAGAATGCTTTATTAGATAATCAAGAATTAATGCTTGTGGAATTTGATGATTGA
- the cas2 gene encoding CRISPR-associated endonuclease Cas2, translating into MIEDKFMRVLLMFDVPTKTKKEQKYANQFRKNLIKLGFFMMQFSVYVRICKGLSSAKSSINALKKHLPPYGNVRVLIITEKQFDNIEILLGEISFNEKMNDDKNLVLFEFDEKTGDYRYNTEKISDKKEKHSVKKEKIYQARLIEF; encoded by the coding sequence ATGATTGAAGATAAATTTATGCGTGTGCTTTTAATGTTTGATGTGCCAACTAAAACTAAAAAAGAACAAAAATATGCCAATCAATTTAGAAAAAATTTAATCAAACTCGGTTTTTTTATGATGCAATTTAGCGTATATGTTAGAATTTGTAAGGGCTTAAGTTCCGCTAAAAGCTCTATCAATGCACTCAAAAAACATTTACCACCTTATGGAAATGTCCGTGTTCTTATCATCACTGAAAAACAATTTGACAATATAGAAATTTTATTAGGAGAAATAAGTTTTAATGAAAAAATGAATGATGATAAAAATCTTGTTTTATTTGAATTTGATGAAAAAACAGGGGATTATCGTTACAATACAGAAAAAATATCTGATAAAAAAGAGAAACATTCTGTTAAAAAAGAAAAGATTTATCAAGCTCGTTTAATTGAATTTTAA
- the topA gene encoding type I DNA topoisomerase → MKKNLIIVESPAKAKTIANFLGKDYEVIASKGHIRDLPKTSFGIKIEDEKFIPEYKISSDHSALVKELKSKAKDASQIFLATDEDREGEAIAYHIAKALGKDENSLPRIVFHEVTKSAIEDALKKPRKLNMSSVDAQQARRLLDRIVGYKLSPLLGQKIQRGLSAGRVQSAALKIIVDREKEIKAFVPLEYFSVDMIFEKDLDAELVAFDKAKIERLTLTNKDRAKLVFEECKKGEFVIKEIESKERKIAPPPPFMTSTLQQSASNQLGFSPKKTMMIAQKLYEGVNTHQGTMGVITYMRTDSLNLAKEALKSARTFIKENFGANYLPQKEKIYTSKAKGAQEAHEAIRPTNLDFTPQIATQFLGKDELKLYTLIYNRFLACQMKEAVSQIQNVFVANNRAVFKISGRKILFDGYYKIYGDKDKDRILPDLKISQALKIQNLELSSHLTEPPARYSEAGLVKKLESLGIGRPSTYAPTISILTSRDYVRIDNKQLIPTEVAFNVTELLEKNFSDIVESEFSAKLEDTLDLIAEDKADWQKVLCDFYYPFMRKIEEGKTKIKSQKTFTKLGEACPDCGGELAIRKGRYGEFIACLNFPKCKYSRNLKPKEENSQTAPKKNGIGVTCPKCKNAELVERFSKRGKFYGCGSYPKCDFISKYKPSKELCEHCGENLVIKELKKGTFLECLKCKTKRRA, encoded by the coding sequence ATGAAAAAGAATTTAATCATAGTAGAATCTCCAGCAAAGGCGAAGACCATAGCAAATTTTTTAGGCAAAGATTATGAGGTGATTGCTTCTAAGGGACATATTAGAGATTTGCCTAAAACAAGCTTTGGTATCAAAATAGAAGATGAAAAATTTATACCAGAATACAAAATAAGTTCGGATCATAGTGCCTTAGTTAAGGAGTTAAAATCCAAGGCTAAAGACGCTTCGCAAATTTTCTTAGCTACTGATGAAGATAGAGAGGGTGAAGCCATAGCATATCATATTGCTAAAGCCTTAGGTAAAGATGAAAATTCCTTACCCAGAATAGTTTTTCACGAAGTCACTAAAAGTGCGATTGAAGATGCGCTTAAAAAGCCAAGAAAACTCAATATGAGTTCAGTTGATGCTCAACAAGCAAGAAGATTGCTTGATAGAATAGTAGGCTATAAACTTAGCCCTCTTTTAGGACAAAAAATTCAAAGGGGATTGAGTGCAGGAAGGGTGCAATCTGCTGCTCTTAAAATCATAGTTGATAGAGAAAAAGAAATCAAAGCCTTTGTTCCGCTTGAATATTTTAGTGTAGATATGATTTTTGAAAAAGATTTGGATGCTGAACTCGTCGCATTTGATAAGGCTAAAATCGAAAGACTCACTCTTACAAATAAAGACAGAGCAAAGCTTGTTTTTGAAGAATGCAAAAAAGGAGAATTTGTCATTAAAGAAATTGAAAGTAAAGAACGCAAAATTGCCCCGCCTCCGCCATTTATGACTTCAACCTTACAACAAAGTGCGAGCAATCAGCTTGGTTTTAGTCCTAAAAAAACTATGATGATTGCTCAAAAACTCTATGAGGGTGTGAATACACATCAAGGCACAATGGGCGTTATTACCTATATGAGAACTGATAGTCTTAATCTTGCTAAAGAGGCTTTGAAATCCGCAAGAACTTTTATCAAAGAGAATTTTGGTGCAAATTACTTGCCACAAAAAGAAAAAATTTATACAAGCAAAGCTAAAGGAGCGCAAGAGGCTCATGAAGCGATTCGTCCTACAAATTTAGACTTTACCCCGCAGATTGCAACACAATTTTTAGGTAAAGATGAGTTAAAACTCTATACTTTGATTTATAACCGCTTTTTAGCATGTCAAATGAAAGAAGCTGTGTCACAAATTCAAAATGTTTTTGTCGCAAATAATAGGGCTGTATTTAAAATCAGCGGACGCAAAATACTCTTTGATGGGTATTATAAAATTTATGGAGATAAAGATAAAGATAGAATTTTACCTGATTTAAAAATTTCTCAAGCCTTAAAAATTCAAAATTTAGAGCTTAGTTCTCATTTGACTGAACCACCTGCACGATATTCTGAAGCTGGACTTGTTAAAAAACTTGAAAGTCTTGGTATAGGGCGTCCTTCGACTTATGCTCCGACCATTTCTATCCTTACAAGCAGGGATTATGTTCGTATTGATAACAAACAACTCATTCCTACGGAAGTGGCTTTTAATGTTACTGAACTTTTAGAAAAAAATTTTAGCGATATTGTAGAGAGTGAATTTAGTGCAAAATTAGAGGATACTTTGGATTTAATTGCTGAAGATAAAGCGGATTGGCAAAAAGTTTTGTGTGATTTTTATTATCCTTTTATGAGAAAAATTGAAGAGGGAAAAACAAAAATTAAAAGCCAAAAAACCTTTACCAAACTAGGAGAAGCTTGTCCTGATTGTGGGGGAGAGCTTGCGATTCGCAAAGGAAGATATGGGGAATTTATAGCTTGTTTAAATTTTCCAAAATGTAAATATTCTAGAAATTTAAAGCCAAAAGAAGAAAATTCTCAAACCGCACCTAAAAAAAATGGCATAGGCGTAACTTGTCCAAAATGTAAAAATGCAGAACTTGTAGAAAGATTTAGCAAAAGAGGGAAATTTTATGGTTGCGGGTCTTATCCAAAATGCGATTTTATCTCTAAATACAAACCAAGCAAAGAGCTTTGCGAACATTGCGGGGAAAATTTAGTCATAAAAGAGCTTAAAAAAGGCACTTTTTTGGAATGCTTAAAATGTAAAACGAAAAGGAGAGCTTAA
- a CDS encoding DUF1796 family putative cysteine peptidase, with protein MKYNLQTLPLEKIKADVVLSLGSNCRVAHYLRKHHLRLWTSPLDWMLHTNLESAYELFKSGFKNFFTDCSLEGEIETSKARKKLIVKDNQTGMVSLHHFFPNESLEIQVQRIREQTFKRWEIMKHKLSNSQNIILIFTGVANLEELTSFLEKFCSLDFMSEAKKKGGGIILICISNDKNLKADEITMQKTQIAQNKIIFEYFLNEENGDTLRGNALFWDKLMKSIQMSRKIKFKNALNDFRIRFLRSCKKRIAFFTKSYKNDINETH; from the coding sequence ATGAAGTATAATTTACAAACACTTCCTTTGGAGAAAATTAAAGCCGATGTTGTTTTGAGTTTGGGTTCAAATTGTCGCGTTGCCCATTATTTAAGAAAACACCATTTAAGATTATGGACAAGTCCGCTTGATTGGATGTTGCATACGAATTTAGAGAGTGCGTATGAGCTTTTTAAAAGCGGTTTTAAGAATTTTTTTACAGATTGCTCACTGGAGGGGGAAATTGAGACTTCAAAGGCAAGAAAAAAGCTCATCGTTAAGGACAATCAAACGGGAATGGTGAGTTTGCATCATTTCTTTCCTAATGAAAGTTTAGAGATTCAAGTCCAAAGAATCCGCGAACAGACATTTAAAAGATGGGAAATTATGAAGCATAAGCTTTCAAATTCTCAAAACATTATTTTAATTTTTACTGGAGTGGCAAATTTAGAAGAATTAACATCATTTTTAGAAAAGTTTTGCTCCCTTGATTTTATGAGTGAAGCAAAAAAAAAGGGGGGGGGGATTATATTGATTTGTATCTCTAATGATAAAAATTTAAAAGCTGATGAAATCACCATGCAAAAGACTCAAATCGCACAAAATAAAATCATATTTGAGTATTTTCTCAACGAAGAAAATGGTGATACTTTAAGAGGCAATGCATTGTTTTGGGATAAACTTATGAAGAGCATACAAATGTCTCGAAAAATTAAATTTAAAAACGCCTTAAATGATTTTAGAATCCGCTTTTTACGCTCTTGCAAGAAGAGGATAGCTTTTTT